In Paracoccus sp. TOH, a single window of DNA contains:
- a CDS encoding protein-disulfide reductase DsbD domain-containing protein codes for MKTLALIFLTAAPALAQDLPPGLVAAELLPGWVTPEGHRMTALRLDLEPGWKTYWRSPGDAGVPPRFDWQASDNLAEARLLWPRPEVIDSGGERTLGYHDELVLPIEIVPARPGAPVALRATVDFGLCLDICVPAQVMLEAPPAGPGPDPVIQAAIARQPQSSDAQPDCRIEPIKDGMQVTATLPEAESGRGGEVAMELSQEDIWVSAPDTGRAGRRLTAQADFVAASGKPFPLDPQALRVTLIGPDDAVAFQGCREETD; via the coding sequence ATGAAGACCCTTGCTCTGATTTTCCTGACCGCCGCGCCGGCCCTGGCGCAGGACCTGCCGCCCGGGCTGGTCGCGGCCGAGCTGCTGCCCGGCTGGGTCACGCCCGAAGGTCATCGCATGACCGCGCTGCGGCTGGACCTGGAGCCGGGCTGGAAGACCTATTGGCGCAGCCCCGGCGATGCCGGCGTGCCGCCGCGCTTCGACTGGCAGGCCTCGGACAACCTGGCCGAGGCGCGGCTGCTTTGGCCCCGCCCCGAGGTGATCGATTCGGGCGGCGAGCGGACGCTGGGCTATCACGACGAGCTGGTCCTGCCGATCGAGATCGTTCCCGCCCGTCCCGGCGCGCCGGTGGCGCTGCGCGCCACGGTGGATTTCGGGCTTTGCCTGGACATTTGCGTGCCGGCGCAGGTGATGCTGGAGGCGCCGCCGGCCGGCCCCGGCCCCGACCCGGTGATCCAGGCCGCCATCGCCCGCCAGCCCCAGTCCTCGGATGCGCAGCCGGACTGCCGGATCGAGCCGATCAAGGACGGGATGCAGGTCACCGCGACCTTGCCCGAGGCGGAAAGCGGCCGTGGCGGCGAGGTGGCGATGGAGCTGTCCCAGGAGGACATCTGGGTCTCTGCCCCCGACACCGGACGCGCGGGCCGCCGCTTGACCGCGCAGGCGGATTTCGTCGCCGCTTCGGGCAAGCCCTTCCCGCTGGACCCGCAGGCGCTGCGGGTGACGCTGATCGGCCCCGACGATGCGGTCGCCTTCCAGGGTTGCCGCGAGGAGACCGACTAG
- the greA gene encoding transcription elongation factor GreA: protein MEKIPMTRAGYDQLDEELRELRAVERPAVIRAIAEAREHGDLSENAEYHAAREKQSFVEGRIKELEMIISRAEVIDPSRLNGSVKFGATVTLLDEDTEEERTYQIVGEAEADLERGLLNIRSPLARALIGKDEGDSVEVVTPGGGKSYEILSIRYV from the coding sequence ATGGAAAAGATACCGATGACCCGCGCGGGCTACGACCAGCTGGACGAGGAACTGCGCGAGCTGCGCGCCGTCGAACGTCCGGCGGTGATCCGCGCCATTGCCGAGGCGCGCGAGCATGGCGACCTGTCGGAAAATGCCGAGTATCATGCCGCCCGCGAAAAGCAGAGCTTCGTCGAGGGCCGGATCAAGGAACTGGAAATGATCATCTCGCGCGCCGAGGTGATCGACCCGTCGCGGCTGAATGGCAGCGTCAAGTTCGGCGCCACCGTCACCCTGCTGGACGAGGATACCGAGGAGGAGCGCACCTATCAGATCGTCGGCGAGGCCGAGGCCGACCTGGAACGCGGGCTGCTGAACATCCGCTCGCCCCTGGCCCGAGCCCTGATCGGCAAGGACGAGGGCGACAGTGTCGAGGTCGTCACCCCCGGCGGCGGGAAATCCTATGAGATCCTTTCGATCCGCTATGTCTGA
- a CDS encoding MBL fold metallo-hydrolase: protein MIRSETHNPPAEGEAHEIAPGVFWFQLPLPFKPDTVNVYAFRDSEGWTVVDTGIDTRRGRALWERILQGPLAGAPVTRLIATHHHIDHIGLAGWFQAQGAELFTSRAAWLTARMGVLDLQERPTPQAIAFWRRAGMPDELVEERSHERPFNSADICAPLPPGYQRLQEGRRIAFGGRRWIVRLGNGHAPEHVTLWSLDDDLVIGGDQLLATISPNLGVYPTEPDADTVGDWLESCERLAAFARPEQLILPGHKLPYRGLPTRLRQLADNQRAALDRVVAGLRDEPRSAVGCFPLLFRRNIAKPEFGLALAEAVGHINHLRATDRVWPAGMSETGAALWGA, encoded by the coding sequence GTGATACGCAGCGAGACACATAATCCTCCGGCCGAGGGCGAGGCGCATGAGATCGCCCCCGGCGTGTTCTGGTTCCAGCTTCCGCTGCCGTTCAAGCCCGACACGGTGAACGTCTATGCCTTCCGCGACAGCGAGGGCTGGACCGTGGTGGATACCGGCATCGACACCCGCCGCGGCCGGGCGCTATGGGAACGCATCCTGCAGGGACCGCTGGCAGGCGCGCCGGTCACCCGGCTGATCGCCACCCATCACCACATCGACCATATCGGCCTGGCCGGCTGGTTCCAGGCGCAGGGGGCCGAGCTTTTCACCTCGCGCGCGGCATGGCTGACGGCGCGCATGGGCGTCCTCGACCTGCAGGAGCGGCCGACGCCGCAGGCGATCGCCTTCTGGCGCCGCGCCGGCATGCCCGATGAGCTGGTCGAGGAACGCAGCCACGAGCGGCCCTTCAACAGCGCCGATATCTGCGCACCGCTGCCGCCCGGCTATCAGCGGCTGCAGGAAGGCCGGCGGATCGCCTTCGGCGGGCGGCGCTGGATCGTGCGGCTGGGCAACGGCCACGCACCCGAACATGTCACGCTCTGGTCGCTCGACGACGACCTGGTGATCGGCGGCGACCAGCTTCTGGCGACCATCTCGCCCAATCTCGGCGTCTATCCGACCGAACCGGATGCCGACACCGTGGGCGACTGGCTGGAAAGCTGCGAGCGGCTGGCCGCCTTCGCCCGGCCCGAGCAACTGATCCTGCCCGGCCACAAGCTGCCCTATCGCGGCCTGCCCACCCGGTTGCGGCAGCTTGCCGACAACCAGCGCGCGGCGCTCGACCGCGTGGTCGCGGGGCTGCGCGACGAGCCGCGCAGCGCCGTCGGCTGTTTCCCGCTGCTGTTCCGGCGCAACATCGCCAAGCCGGAATTCGGCCTCGCCCTGGCCGAGGCCGTGGGCCATATCAACCACCTGCGCGCCACGGACCGGGTGTGGCCGGCGGGCATGTCGGAAACCGGCGCCGCGCTCTGGGGGGCGTGA
- a CDS encoding AzlC family ABC transporter permease: protein MNAPVDSLHSGLTPEQLRALQRNPRQCARHGFMQALPFVLVLLPFGMLFGVVASDAGLDLPQILGFTLLVLAGASQFTAVQLMTDHAPALVVIVSAVAVNLRMAMYSASLVPWLGTAPARDRAWLAYVLVDQNYALAIQHFEKHPRLRVEQRVAYFFGTIFATCVPWLIATLLGVWIGNAIPESWALDFAMPVTFIALIAPMLRSIPHMAAALVAVVAALAFAFLPSGLGLFIAAPLAMLTGAAVETLMERRKEARA from the coding sequence ATGAACGCCCCTGTCGATTCCCTGCATTCGGGCCTGACGCCCGAGCAGTTGCGCGCCCTGCAGCGCAACCCGCGGCAATGCGCGCGGCATGGCTTCATGCAGGCGCTGCCCTTCGTCCTGGTGCTGCTGCCCTTCGGGATGCTGTTCGGCGTGGTGGCATCGGATGCCGGGCTGGATCTGCCGCAGATCCTGGGCTTCACGCTGCTGGTGCTGGCCGGCGCCTCGCAATTCACCGCGGTGCAGCTGATGACCGACCATGCGCCGGCGCTGGTGGTCATCGTCTCGGCGGTGGCGGTCAACCTGCGCATGGCGATGTATTCGGCCTCGCTGGTGCCCTGGCTGGGGACGGCGCCGGCGCGCGACCGCGCCTGGCTTGCCTATGTGCTGGTGGATCAGAACTATGCGCTGGCGATCCAGCATTTCGAGAAGCACCCGCGCCTGCGGGTCGAGCAGCGCGTGGCCTATTTCTTCGGCACGATCTTCGCGACCTGCGTGCCCTGGCTGATCGCCACGCTGCTGGGCGTCTGGATCGGCAATGCCATCCCGGAAAGCTGGGCGCTGGACTTCGCCATGCCGGTCACCTTCATCGCCCTGATCGCGCCGATGCTGCGCAGCATTCCGCATATGGCGGCGGCGCTGGTCGCGGTGGTCGCCGCGCTGGCCTTTGCCTTCCTGCCCTCGGGGCTGGGGCTGTTCATCGCCGCGCCGCTGGCCATGCTGACCGGCGCGGCGGTCGAGACCCTGATGGAACGCCGCAAGGAGGCCCGCGCATGA
- a CDS encoding aa3-type cytochrome c oxidase subunit IV, producing the protein MASHHEITEHTHGEMDIRAQQATFAGFIKAATWVSVLAIAVLVFMALTNA; encoded by the coding sequence ATGGCTTCGCATCACGAAATCACCGAACACACGCACGGCGAAATGGACATTCGCGCCCAGCAGGCGACCTTCGCCGGCTTCATCAAGGCCGCGACCTGGGTCAGCGTCCTCGCCATCGCCGTGCTGGTGTTCATGGCGCTGACCAACGCCTGA
- a CDS encoding YqgE/AlgH family protein, which translates to MDKSSNLTGKMLIAMPAMRDPRFEQSVILVCAHSEDGAMGLVVNRPLPEIGFADLLTQLGIDVGEDALDIPVRFGGPVEPGRGFVLHRVPRDIQLGENRMRITDDLAMSTTRDILEDYARGHGPQPAMLALGYAGWGPGQLDSEILQNGWLTSDRGDEIIFGADNPGKWRAALKSLGIDPLMLSPSAGHA; encoded by the coding sequence ATGGACAAGTCGAGCAATCTGACCGGCAAGATGCTGATCGCCATGCCCGCCATGCGCGATCCGCGCTTCGAGCAATCCGTGATCCTGGTCTGCGCCCATTCCGAGGACGGCGCCATGGGTCTGGTGGTGAACCGGCCGCTGCCCGAGATCGGTTTTGCCGACCTGCTGACGCAGTTGGGCATCGATGTGGGCGAGGATGCGCTGGACATTCCCGTGCGCTTCGGCGGTCCGGTCGAGCCGGGGCGTGGCTTCGTGCTGCATCGGGTGCCCCGCGACATCCAGCTGGGCGAGAACCGGATGCGCATCACCGACGACCTGGCCATGTCCACCACCCGCGACATCCTCGAGGATTACGCCCGCGGCCACGGCCCGCAGCCCGCCATGCTGGCGCTCGGCTATGCCGGCTGGGGGCCGGGCCAGCTGGATTCCGAGATCCTGCAGAACGGCTGGCTGACCTCGGATCGCGGCGACGAGATCATCTTCGGCGCCGACAATCCCGGGAAATGGCGCGCGGCGCTGAAATCGCTGGGCATCGACCCGCTGATGCTGTCGCCCAGCGCCGGCCATGCCTGA
- a CDS encoding GNAT family N-acetyltransferase, giving the protein MTGPPEPEGMPHQVRLGIPADLQPAAAALYWRHFGAQILPVPAGPRQGMALIRAAMRPERALVALSPDGRLLGIAGLRDAGGGFLDPAAHSFVTVWGPARGRLRHLSTTLFRPGRATSDLVLDGIAIHPRWRRLGIARSLVAAASAHARALGHPALRAEVAADNHSGLAAWQAMGFQPLHRQRLGWPWSAPAHVLRLAL; this is encoded by the coding sequence ATGACCGGACCGCCAGAGCCCGAGGGGATGCCGCATCAGGTCCGGCTGGGCATCCCGGCCGATCTGCAGCCTGCCGCCGCCGCGCTTTACTGGCGGCATTTCGGGGCGCAGATCCTGCCGGTGCCGGCCGGCCCACGGCAGGGCATGGCGCTGATCCGCGCCGCCATGCGCCCCGAACGGGCGCTGGTGGCGCTGTCGCCCGATGGCCGGCTGCTCGGCATCGCCGGATTGCGCGATGCGGGCGGCGGCTTTCTCGACCCCGCTGCGCATAGCTTCGTCACCGTCTGGGGACCGGCGCGGGGCCGACTGCGGCATCTGTCGACGACGCTGTTCCGGCCCGGCCGCGCCACATCGGACCTGGTGCTGGACGGCATCGCCATCCATCCGCGCTGGCGCCGGCTGGGGATCGCCCGCTCGCTGGTGGCAGCGGCCTCGGCCCATGCCCGCGCCCTCGGCCACCCGGCTCTGCGCGCCGAGGTCGCGGCGGACAATCATTCGGGTCTTGCGGCATGGCAGGCAATGGGGTTCCAGCCGCTTCATCGCCAAAGGCTGGGCTGGCCCTGGTCGGCGCCGGCGCATGTGCTGCGCCTGGCGCTTTGA
- a CDS encoding L-threonylcarbamoyladenylate synthase, translating into MQTRILRHDAQGIAAAADLLARGELVAIPTETVYGLAGDARDASAVARIYQAKGRPSFNPLIVHLPDLEAAERVAVFDEAARALARTFWPGALTMVLPLREGAGIASLVTAGLDTVAIRVPAHPAAQALLRAFGGPLAAPSANLSGRISPTAAAHVAASGTGLGGRIAAVLDAGACPVGVESTIIGWVAGAPALLRPGGVAAEAIEAVLGRPLLRPAANPDAPSSPGQLTSHYAPRSPLRLNAKAAHPGEVLIGFGPVAGEMTLSASGDLAEAAARLFDLLHRADALGRPIAVAPVPEGGLGAAINDRLHRAAAPR; encoded by the coding sequence ATGCAGACCCGGATCTTGCGCCACGACGCCCAGGGCATTGCCGCCGCCGCCGACCTGCTGGCGCGGGGCGAGCTTGTCGCCATTCCCACCGAAACGGTCTACGGCCTGGCCGGTGATGCCCGCGACGCCAGCGCGGTGGCGCGCATCTATCAGGCCAAGGGGCGGCCCAGCTTCAACCCGCTGATCGTGCATCTGCCCGATCTTGAGGCGGCCGAGCGCGTCGCGGTGTTCGACGAGGCGGCGCGGGCCTTGGCGCGGACCTTCTGGCCGGGGGCGCTGACCATGGTGCTGCCGCTTCGCGAGGGGGCGGGCATCGCCTCGCTGGTCACGGCGGGGCTGGACACGGTGGCGATTCGGGTGCCGGCGCATCCGGCGGCGCAGGCGCTGCTGCGCGCCTTCGGCGGGCCGCTGGCGGCGCCCTCGGCCAATCTCTCGGGCCGGATCAGCCCGACCGCGGCCGCGCATGTCGCCGCCTCCGGGACCGGGCTGGGCGGGCGTATCGCCGCGGTGCTGGATGCCGGCGCCTGTCCGGTCGGGGTGGAATCGACCATCATCGGCTGGGTCGCGGGCGCGCCCGCCCTGCTGCGCCCGGGCGGCGTCGCCGCCGAGGCGATCGAGGCGGTGCTGGGCCGGCCGCTGCTGCGCCCGGCGGCGAATCCCGACGCGCCCAGCTCGCCGGGGCAGCTGACCAGCCATTACGCGCCGCGCAGCCCGCTGCGGCTGAACGCCAAGGCCGCGCATCCGGGCGAGGTGCTGATCGGCTTCGGCCCCGTGGCGGGCGAGATGACGCTGAGCGCCAGCGGCGATCTGGCCGAGGCGGCGGCGCGGCTCTTTGACCTGCTGCACCGGGCCGATGCGCTGGGGCGGCCCATTGCCGTCGCGCCGGTGCCGGAAGGCGGTCTGGGCGCGGCGATCAACGACCGGCTGCACCGGGCGGCTGCGCCGCGCTAG
- a CDS encoding AzlD domain-containing protein, with amino-acid sequence MTGYGDGTIWVIILAVALGTYGLRWSFLGAFGNRPMPLWAQRLLRYTAVGVLPAIVAPLVVWPAATHGQPDPARMTAAAVTVAVGVLTRNVLAAIVSGMAALYAMLYLTA; translated from the coding sequence ATGACCGGCTATGGCGACGGCACGATCTGGGTGATCATCCTGGCGGTGGCGCTGGGGACCTATGGGCTGCGCTGGTCCTTCCTGGGCGCCTTCGGCAACCGGCCCATGCCGCTCTGGGCGCAGCGCCTGCTGCGTTATACGGCGGTGGGGGTGCTGCCGGCCATCGTCGCGCCGCTGGTGGTCTGGCCCGCCGCGACCCATGGCCAGCCCGATCCGGCGCGGATGACGGCGGCGGCGGTGACGGTCGCGGTGGGGGTGCTGACGCGCAACGTGTTGGCGGCCATCGTCTCGGGGATGGCCGCGCTTTACGCGATGCTCTACCTGACGGCGTGA
- a CDS encoding electron transfer flavoprotein-ubiquinone oxidoreductase, protein MSEIVRESMEYDVVIVGGGPAGLSAAIRLKQVNPELSVVLLEKGSEIGAHILSGAVLDTSGLEKLIPDWKDKGAPVATEVTQDNFYILGPHGHVRVPNWPMPPLMNNHGKYIVSMGNVCRWLAEQAEALEVEIFPGMACSQLVYEGDRVVGVVAGEMGLNADGTPGPSYEPGMELRGKYVLIAEGVRGSLAKELIGKYDLSAGVDPQKFGLGMKEIWEIDPAKAKPGTVTHTMGWPLGKNAGGGSFIYHLEGNQVLVGFVVHLNYANPYLYPYMEFQRFKHHPLVAELLEGGKRVAYGARAISEGGWQSIPKLTVPGAALLGCSAGLVNVPRIKGNHNAMLSGIAAAEAAAAAIAAGRAGDELVEYEADLRSGPIARDLKPVRNVKPLWSKLGLWASLALGGFDMWVANLTGWNPLGTWKHGKTDAEATGKAADFQPIDYPKPDGKLSFDRLTNVAFSFTNHEESQPCHLKLKDTAIPISVNLPLYAEPAQRYCPAGVYEVLETAEGPKFQINFQNCVHCKTCDIKDPSQNINWTTPQGGDGPNYPNM, encoded by the coding sequence ATGTCTGAGATCGTCCGCGAGTCGATGGAATACGACGTCGTGATCGTGGGTGGCGGGCCTGCCGGCCTGTCGGCGGCGATCCGGCTGAAGCAGGTGAACCCCGAGCTGTCCGTGGTGCTGCTGGAGAAGGGTTCCGAGATCGGCGCGCATATCCTCTCGGGCGCGGTGCTGGACACCTCGGGCCTCGAAAAGCTGATCCCGGACTGGAAGGACAAGGGCGCCCCGGTCGCCACCGAGGTCACCCAGGACAATTTCTACATCCTCGGCCCGCATGGCCACGTCCGGGTGCCGAACTGGCCGATGCCGCCCCTGATGAACAACCACGGCAAGTATATCGTCAGCATGGGCAATGTCTGCCGCTGGCTCGCCGAGCAGGCCGAGGCGCTGGAAGTGGAAATCTTCCCCGGCATGGCCTGCTCGCAGCTGGTCTACGAGGGCGACCGCGTCGTCGGCGTCGTCGCCGGCGAGATGGGCCTGAATGCCGACGGCACCCCCGGCCCGAGCTATGAGCCCGGCATGGAGCTGCGCGGCAAATACGTGCTGATCGCCGAGGGCGTGCGCGGCTCGCTCGCCAAGGAACTGATCGGCAAATACGACCTCTCGGCCGGCGTTGATCCGCAGAAATTCGGCCTCGGCATGAAGGAGATCTGGGAGATCGACCCGGCCAAGGCCAAGCCCGGCACCGTCACCCACACCATGGGCTGGCCCTTGGGCAAGAATGCCGGCGGCGGGTCGTTCATCTATCACCTCGAGGGCAACCAGGTGCTGGTCGGCTTCGTCGTGCACCTGAACTATGCCAACCCCTACCTGTATCCCTACATGGAGTTCCAGCGCTTCAAGCACCACCCGCTGGTCGCGGAGCTGCTGGAGGGCGGCAAACGCGTCGCCTATGGCGCAAGGGCGATCTCCGAGGGCGGCTGGCAGTCGATCCCGAAACTGACGGTCCCGGGGGCGGCGCTGCTTGGCTGCTCGGCCGGGCTGGTGAACGTGCCGCGGATCAAGGGCAACCACAACGCCATGCTGTCCGGCATCGCCGCGGCCGAGGCGGCGGCTGCGGCCATCGCCGCCGGCCGCGCGGGCGACGAGCTGGTGGAATACGAGGCCGACCTGCGCTCCGGCCCCATCGCCCGCGACCTGAAGCCGGTCCGCAACGTCAAGCCGCTCTGGTCGAAGCTGGGGCTCTGGGCCAGCCTGGCGCTTGGCGGCTTCGACATGTGGGTGGCGAACCTGACCGGCTGGAACCCGCTCGGCACCTGGAAACACGGCAAGACCGATGCCGAGGCCACCGGCAAGGCCGCGGATTTCCAGCCCATCGACTATCCGAAGCCGGACGGCAAGCTGAGCTTCGACCGGCTGACCAACGTGGCGTTCTCCTTTACCAATCACGAGGAAAGCCAGCCCTGCCATCTGAAGCTCAAGGATACCGCGATCCCGATTTCGGTGAACCTGCCGCTTTATGCCGAGCCGGCGCAGCGCTACTGCCCGGCCGGGGTCTACGAGGTGCTGGAAACCGCCGAGGGGCCGAAGTTCCAGATCAACTTCCAGAACTGCGTCCATTGCAAGACCTGCGACATCAAGGACCCGTCGCAGAACATCAACTGGACCACGCCCCAGGGCGGCGACGGGCCGAACTACCCGAATATGTGA
- a CDS encoding acyl-CoA dehydrogenase, whose product MAYQAPVEQIAFILNEIVSFPQLAETGLFAEATPETLTAILTEAGKLATEIIAPVNRAGDLTPARLENGTLRSSPGYAEAFRALAEGGWIGIAADPDHGGMGLPQALNMAVNEMIASGCLALQLNPLLTQGQIEALEHHGSDELKALYLPKLISGEWSGTMNLTEPQAGSDVGALTTRAERAEDGSYRITGQKIFITWGDSDVTENVCHLVLARLPDGGKGTRGISLFMVPKLIPDEAGNPGVANDLRVVSLEHKLGIHGSPTCVMSFEGAKGWLVGEEHKGMAAMFTMMNCARLGVGVQGVAQAEAALQQATAYAAERNQMGPIIRHPDVRRMLAESRAEVFAARAICMACAVALDMARATGSEEWAGRAAFLTPIAKAHGTDIGIRVADTAVQVHGGMGYIEETGAAQYLRDVRITAIYEGTNGIQAMDLVGRKLADGGAAAMALLDEILDGAKAAQAEEPELANQVWQAAETLREATQDLLERGMEERFAGAVPYLAAFARVLGAHYHLRSATGGGSKALARIYVTRILPHFAADLAAAKAGSKDLEALDDAVLSGQMAG is encoded by the coding sequence ATGGCCTATCAAGCACCGGTCGAGCAGATCGCATTCATCCTGAACGAGATCGTGTCATTCCCGCAGCTTGCCGAGACCGGGCTTTTCGCCGAAGCGACGCCCGAGACGCTGACCGCCATCCTGACCGAAGCCGGCAAACTTGCCACCGAGATCATCGCGCCGGTGAACCGGGCCGGCGACCTGACGCCCGCGCGGCTGGAAAACGGCACGCTGCGCTCGTCCCCCGGCTATGCCGAGGCCTTCCGCGCCCTGGCCGAGGGCGGCTGGATCGGCATCGCCGCCGATCCCGATCATGGCGGCATGGGCCTGCCGCAGGCGCTGAACATGGCGGTGAACGAGATGATCGCCTCGGGCTGCCTGGCCCTGCAACTGAACCCGCTGCTGACCCAGGGCCAGATCGAGGCGCTGGAGCATCACGGCAGCGACGAACTCAAGGCGCTGTATCTGCCGAAGCTGATCTCGGGCGAATGGTCGGGCACCATGAACCTGACCGAGCCGCAGGCCGGATCGGACGTCGGCGCGCTGACCACCCGCGCCGAGCGGGCCGAGGACGGCAGCTATCGCATCACCGGGCAGAAGATCTTCATCACCTGGGGCGACAGCGACGTCACCGAGAACGTCTGCCACCTGGTGCTGGCGCGCTTGCCCGACGGCGGCAAGGGCACCCGTGGCATCAGCCTGTTCATGGTGCCGAAACTGATCCCCGACGAGGCCGGCAATCCCGGCGTCGCCAACGACCTGCGCGTGGTCAGCCTGGAACACAAGCTGGGCATCCATGGCAGCCCCACCTGCGTCATGAGCTTCGAGGGCGCCAAGGGCTGGCTGGTGGGCGAGGAGCACAAGGGCATGGCCGCCATGTTCACCATGATGAACTGCGCCCGGCTCGGCGTCGGCGTGCAGGGCGTGGCGCAGGCCGAGGCGGCGCTGCAGCAGGCCACCGCCTATGCCGCCGAGCGCAACCAGATGGGCCCGATCATCCGCCACCCGGACGTGCGCCGGATGCTGGCGGAATCGCGGGCCGAGGTCTTTGCCGCCCGCGCTATCTGCATGGCCTGCGCGGTGGCTCTGGACATGGCGCGGGCCACCGGGTCCGAGGAATGGGCCGGGCGCGCCGCCTTCCTGACGCCCATCGCCAAGGCGCATGGCACCGATATCGGGATCCGCGTCGCCGATACCGCCGTGCAGGTGCATGGCGGCATGGGCTATATCGAGGAAACCGGCGCCGCCCAGTATCTGCGCGACGTGCGCATCACCGCGATCTACGAGGGCACGAACGGCATCCAGGCCATGGATCTGGTCGGCCGCAAGCTGGCGGATGGCGGGGCGGCGGCCATGGCGCTGCTCGACGAGATCCTGGACGGCGCCAAGGCCGCGCAGGCCGAAGAGCCGGAGCTGGCCAACCAGGTCTGGCAGGCCGCCGAAACCCTGCGCGAGGCGACCCAGGACCTGCTGGAGCGCGGCATGGAGGAACGCTTCGCCGGCGCCGTGCCCTATCTGGCGGCTTTTGCCCGGGTGCTGGGGGCGCATTACCATCTGCGTTCCGCCACCGGCGGCGGCAGCAAGGCGCTGGCGCGCATCTACGTCACCCGCATCCTGCCGCATTTCGCCGCCGATCTCGCCGCCGCCAAAGCCGGATCGAAGGATCTGGAGGCGCTTGACGATGCCGTGCTCTCGGGTCAAATGGCCGGGTGA